In the Pungitius pungitius chromosome 5, fPunPun2.1, whole genome shotgun sequence genome, one interval contains:
- the vps33a gene encoding vacuolar protein sorting-associated protein 33A has product MAAHLSYGRVNLNILREAARKELREFLDKCAGSKAIVWDEYLTGPFGLIAQYSLLKEHEVEKMFTLKSGKLPSADVKNIIFFVRPRLELMDIIAENVFSEDKMHSPRDFHILFVPRRSMLCEQRLKEQGVLASFVNIDEYILDLIPYDGDLLSMEYESAFRECYLENDQTSLYHTAKGLMTLQALYGTIPQIYGKGDCARHVANMMLRMKREFAGSQNQILPVFDTLLLLDRNIDLLTPLATQLTYEGLIDEIYGITNGYVKLPPEKFAQKKQGEASKDLPTESKKLQLNSAEELYAEIRDKNFNAVGTALSKKAKIISAAFEERHNAKTVGEIKQFVSQLPHMQAARSSLANHTSIAELIKDITTSEAFFENLTVEQEFMTGVDTDKVNTYIEDSIAQKDPLIKILRLVCMQSVCNNGLKQKVFEYYKREILQTYGYEHILTLNNLEKASLLKLQTSSRNNYPTIRKTLKLWMEDANEQNPNDISYVYSGYAPLSVRLTQVLARPGWRSIEEVLKMLPGPHFEERQQLPAGLHKKRQQGENRTTLVFFLGGVSYAEIAALRFLSQMEDSGMEYIIATTKLLNGTTWIKSLMDRPESQIS; this is encoded by the exons ATGGCGGCACACTTATCGTACGGGCGAgtcaatttaaacattttgagaGAAGCGGCACGAAAGGAGCTTCGAGAGTTTTTGGATAAATGTGCGGGAAGCAAG GCGATCGTTTGGGATGAATATCTGACGGGACCATTTGGATTGATAGCACAGTACTCTCTACTGAAG GAACATGAAGTGGAAAAGATGTTCACCCTCAAGAGTGGAAAGCTTCCCTCTGCTGACGTCaaaaacatcattttctttgttcGTCCAAGGCTGGAGCTCATGGACATCATTGCTGAGAATGTCTtcag CGAGGACAAGATGCATTCGCCCCGAGACTTCCACATTTTGTTCGTGCCCCGCCGGAGCATGCTATGTGAGCAGCGGCTGAAGGAGCAGGGTGTGCTGGCCTCCTTCGTCAACATTGACGAGTACATCCTGGACCTGATCCCCTACGACGGCGACCTGCTCTCCATGGAGTATGAAAGTGCTTTCAGG GAGTGCTACTTAGAAAATGACCAAACAAGCCTTTACCACACAGCCAAAGGCCTCATGACCTTGCAGGCACTTTATGGCACCATTCCCCAGATATATGGGAAAGGAGATTGTGCTCGG CATGTTGCCAACATGATGTTGCGAATGAAGAGAGAGTTTGCCGGCAGTCAGAATCAGATCCTGCCAGTGTTCGATACTCTGCTCCTCCTGGACCGTAATATTGACCTGCTCACCCCTCTGGCCACACAGCTCACCTACGAGGGTCTAATTGACGAGATCTATGGAATAACTAACG GTTATGTGAAGTTGCCTCCGGAGAAATTTGCGCAGAAGAAGCAGGGTGAGGCGAGTAAAGATTTACCCACAGAGTCCAAGAAGTTACAGCTCAACTCGGCAGAGGAACTGTATGCAGAAATACGGGACAAGAATTTCAACGCTGTAGGAACAGCACTCAGCAAGAAGGCCAAAATCATTTCAGCAGCCTTTGAG gAGCGCCACAATGCAAAAACAGTAGGAGAAATAAAGCAGTTTGTGTCTCAGTTGCCCCACATGCAGGCAGCTCGGAGTTCACTGGCCAACCACACATCGATCGCTGAGCTGATCAAGGATATCACTA CATCTGAGGCCTTCTTTGAAAATCTAACAGTGGAGCAGGAGTTTATGACTGGAGTTGACACAGACAAG GTGAACACGTACATAGAAGACAGCATTGCCCAAAAGGATCCATTGATAAAGATACTGCGTCTGGTGTGTATGCAGTCAGTCTGCAACAACGGCCTCAAGCAGAAAGTGTTTGAATACTACAAGAGGGAGATTCTGCAG ACCTACGGATATGAACACATACTGACACTGAACAACCTAGAGAAGGCCAGTCTTTTGAAGCTACAAACAAGCTCAAGGAATAACTACCCCACTAtaagaaaaacactcaaactgtGGATGGAAGACGCCAATGAGCAG AATCCCAACGACATCTCCTACGTGTACAGTGGCTACGCTCCACTGAGCGTTCGACTGACCCAGGTCCTGGCGCGGCCCGGCTGGCGGAGCATCGAGGAGGTGCTGAAGATGCTCCCGGGCCCGCACTTTGAGGAGAGACAGCAGCTGCCTGCCGGCCTTCACAAGAAGC GTCAGCAGGGGGAGAATCGGACAACGTTGGTGTTCTTCCTCGGTGGAGTGTCTTACGCAGAAATAGCCGCCCTTCGTTTCCTCTCTCAGATGGAAGACAGTGGGATGGAGTATATCATAGCTACCACAAAACTTCTAAATGGTACAACTTGGATCAAATCCCTCATGGACCGACCTGAATCCCAGATCTCCTGA
- the ppp2r2aa gene encoding serine/threonine-protein phosphatase 2A 55 kDa regulatory subunit B alpha isoform, translating into MAGAGGGNSDVQWCFSQVKGAIDDDVAEADIISTVEFNHSGELLATGDKGGRVVIFQQEPETKNQPHCRGEYNVYSTFQSHEPEFDYLKSLEIEEKINKIRWLPQKNAAQFLLSTNDKTIKLWKISERDKRPEGYNLKEEDGRYRDLNTVTTLRVPVFRPMDLMVEASPRRVFANAHTYHINSISVNSDCETYLSADDLRINLWNLEINDRSFNIVDIKPANMEELTEVITAAEFHPNQCNTFVYSSSKGTIRLCDMRASALCDQHAKQFEEPEDPNNRSFFSEIISSISDVKFSHSGRYMMTRDYLSVKIWDLNMESRPVETYQVHEYLRSKLCSLYENDCIFDKFECCWNGNDSVVMTGSYNNFFRMFDRGYRQDVTLEASRENSKPRSVLKPRKVSTGGKRKKDEISVDSLDFNKKILHTAWHPLDNIIAVATTNNLYIFQEKLN; encoded by the exons ATGGCAG GGGCCGGTGGTGGGAACAGTGACGTGCAGTGGTGCTTTTCGCAAGTCAAAGGAGCGATAGATGATGATGTCGCGGAAG CTGACATCATATCCACTGTTGAATTCAACCACTCTGGGGAGCTACTCGCCACTGGGGACAAAGGGGGCCGCGTGGTCATCTTTCAGCAGGAGCCAGAG ACTAAGAATCAACCACACTGCAGAGGAGAGTACAATGTTTACAGCACCTTCCAGAGCCATGAACCTGAATTTGACTACCTAAAAAGCCTTGAGATCGAGGAGAAGATCAACAAGATTCGATGGTTGCCTCAGAAGAACGCAGCACAGTTCCTCTTGTCTACAAATG ACAAAACCATTAAGCTGTGGAAAATTAGTGAGCGAGACAAGAGACCAGAGGGCTACAATTTGAAGGAAGAAGACGGGCGTTACAGAGATCTCAATACTGTCACAACGCTACGG GTACCAGTGTTCAGGCCCATGGACTTGATGGTGGAAGCCAGCCCGAGACGCGTGTTTGCGAATGCGCATACCTACCATATCAACTCCATCTCAGTCAACAGTGATTGTGAGACATACCTGTCTGCAGACGACCTGCGTATCAACCTATGGAATCTGGAGATCAACGATCGCAGCTTTA ACATCGTTGACATTAAGCCAGCCAACATGGAGGAGTTGACGGAGGTGATCACAGCAGCAGAGTTTCACCCGAACCAATGTAACACTTTTGtctacagcagcagcaagggCACCATCCGCTTGTGTGACATGAGGGCGTCAGCTCTGTGTGACCAGCACGCCAAAC agttTGAAGAGCCAGAGGATCCAAACAATCGTTCGTTCTTCTCTGAAATCATCTCATCCATCTCTGATGTGAAGTTCAGCCACAGTGGACGCTACATGATGACACGAGACTACCTGTCCGTCAAAATCTGGGATCTCAATATGGAGTCACGGCCAGTAGAGACATATCAG GTGCATGAATATCTCAGGAGTAAATTGTGCTCCCTCTATGAGAATGACTGCATCTTCGACAAGTTTGAGTGCTGTTGGAATGGGAACGACAG CGTTGTGATGACCGGTTCCTACAACAACTTCTTCAGGATGTTCGATCGAGGCTATCGGCAGGACGTGACCCTGGAGGCGTCGCGTGAGAACAGCAAGCCTCGATCTGTACTGAAGCCTCGTAAAGTAAGCACAGGTGGGAAGCGCAAAAAGGATGAGATCAGTGTAGACAGTCTGGACTTTAACAAGAAGATCCTCCACACTGCCTGGCATCCTCTGGACAACATCATTGCTGTGGCCACCACCAACAATCTGTATATATTCCAGGAAAAACTGAACTAG